The Elgaria multicarinata webbii isolate HBS135686 ecotype San Diego chromosome 1, rElgMul1.1.pri, whole genome shotgun sequence genome has a window encoding:
- the GPR25 gene encoding probable G-protein coupled receptor 25, giving the protein MEAAQLETGSVITESWNSGSESSITDYYDSNITNDDTCILKEMPFAYIFIPTFYIITFLVGFFGNLLVILLMARKQGSKRLVDTFVLNLAIADLVFVCTLPFWAVSEALSYWCFSEGLCKFSSYALSVNRYSSMLFLTGMSVERFLVISKHWDSKSIGTKKSTGISCGCIWLVSLLLGIPSLVYRKLILVGKNKSLCQDEEPSPTFNLVILALTFLLPLGIILFCYCSISSKLRGHVSLGKRRNNALKIIFAIIGAFICSWLPFNTIKAYFIFIITQDIGLSCQALMALKWALPISVCLAFTNSCINPVIYVFMDQHFQQQVWKNFPSFCRKRENMQSSALSFSSTESSLLFASRKKLKPALSTQIGDPNSRGTGL; this is encoded by the coding sequence ATGGAAGCTGCTCAGTTGGAGACTGGATCAGTGATAACCGAAAGCTGGAATAGTGGCTCTGAATCATCCATTACAGACTACTATGACTCAAACATTACAAATGATGACACCTGCATCTTGAAAGAAATGCCATTTGCCTACATCTTTATCCCCACCTTCTACATCATTACTTTCCTGGTTGGTTTCTTTGGGAACCTGTTGGTGATCCTGCTGATGGCACGAAAACAAGGCAGCAAGAGGTTGGTGGACACCTTTGTCCTCAACCTGGCCATAGCTGACCTGGTCTTTGTCTGTACTTTGCCTTTCTGGGCTGTATCAGAGGCTCTCAGCTACTGGTGCTTTAGTGAAGGGTTATGCAAGTTCAGTAGCTATGCTCTCTCTGTGAACCGTTACTCTAGCATGTTGTTCCTGACGGGCATGAGCGTGGAACGTTTTCTTGTGATTTCCAAGCACTGGGATTCAAAGTCCATCGGAACTAAGAAGAGCACAGGCATAAGCTGTGGTTGCATCTGGCTGGTCTCCCTTCTGTTGGGAATACCATCTCTGGTCTACAGAAAGCTGATCCTTGTGGGAAAAAACAAATCTTTATGTCAGGACGAGGAGCCCTCTCCCACCTTCAATTTGGTTATACTTGCCTTGACTTTCCTGCTGCCTTTGGGAATTATCTTGTTCTGTTATTGCTCCATTTCCTCCAAGCTTCGGGGCCATGTCAGCTTAGGCAAGAGGAGAAACAATGCTCTTAAAATCATCTTCGCCATCATTGGAGCATTCATCTGTTCTTGGCTGCCCTTCAACACCATCAAGGCATACTTCATCTTCATCATAACGCAGGACATTGGTCTCTCTTGCCAAGCGTTGATGGCTCTCAAGTGGGCGCTGCCCATCAGTGTTTGCCTGGCTTTCACAAACAGCTGCATTAACCCTGTCATCTATGTCTTTATGGATCAGCATTTCCAACAGCAGGTGTGGAAGAACTTCCCCTCTTTTTGTAGAAAAAGGGAAAATATGCAAAGCtctgctctctctttttcatctacAGAGTCAAGCCTCCTGTTTGCCAGTAGGAAGAAGCTCAAACCAGCCCTATCTACCCAGATAGGAGACCCAAATAGTAGAGGGACAGGTTTATAA
- the LOC134406348 gene encoding protein FAM107B-like, producing MGGSQSKRGEYRTQKSSLSPDGDSRSFEHGTYQTSESHRSFIEPKKLPNPVKESRHHRDLHRELLFTHRRGLLPEHKPELQRVLEARRIKQLKQQEEIQKPLTDLEEELRKRQQKLDQYERELALKAEQEGRPEFILVKESLKKIKLTTETGIRQT from the exons ATGGGGGGCTCCCAATCAAAACGG ggtGAATACAGAACTCAGAAGAGCAGCTTAAGCCCAG ATGGGGACAGCAGGAGCTTTGAGCATGGCACCTACCAGACATCTGAAAGCCATAGAAGCTTCATTGAGCCCAAGAAACTGCCAAACCCAGTGAAGGAGTCCAGGCACCACCGGGACTTGCACCGGGAGCTTCTTTTCACTCATAGGAG GGGACTGCTTCCAGAACACAAGCCGGAGCTTCAAAGAGTACTAGAAGCCAGGAGAATCAAGCAGctgaagcagcaagaagaaatcCAGAAGCCCTTGACAGATCTAGAAGAAGAGCTGAGAAAACGGCAGCAGAAACTTGACCAG TACGAGCGAGAGCTGGCCCTGAAAGCAGAGCAAGAGGGAAGGCCTGAGTTCATCCTTGTCAAAGAGAGCCTGAAGAAGATTAAGCTGACTACCGAAACAGGCATAAGGCAGACATGA